A stretch of Henckelia pumila isolate YLH828 chromosome 4, ASM3356847v2, whole genome shotgun sequence DNA encodes these proteins:
- the LOC140862539 gene encoding uncharacterized protein, with protein sequence MNFHEGGPSNFSFNAPSPPSDGEEQPSVMIKNEFHLIDQQQMVLSQLISATVAAEYFHESDNLQHGGSIPGHIKVDGLGRPGLSPHQKITAALRILAYGTSADSTDEYIKIGESTAIESLKRFCWAMVEVFGDWYLRSPNTEDIERILLIGKQRGFSGMLGSLDCVHWKWKNCPTGWAGQYTGRSGKPTIILEAVADYELWIWHAYFGLPGSNNNINVLSKFHLFANLANGVAPSANYVIQGKEYTLGYYLADGIYPKWATLVQTIHNPQGPKRQYFAARH encoded by the exons ATGAATTTTCATGAGGGAGGTCcttcaaatttttctttcaatgcACCCTCGCCACCATCTGATGGTGAAGAGCAACCTAGTGTCATGATAAAGAATGAGTTTCATCTCATTGACCAACAACAAATGGTTTTAAGTCAACTAATTAGTGCTACCGTTGCCGCCGAGTACTTCCATGAAAGTGATAATTTGCAACATGGAGGATCAATTCCTGGCCATATT AAAGTAGATGGATTAGGGAGACCCGGGTTGTCACCACACCAAAAGATAACTGCTGCATTGCGAATCTTAGCTTATGGTACATCGGCAGATTCAACGGATGAGTATATTAAAATCGGTGAGTCTACTGCAATTGAAAGTTTGAAAAGATTTTGTTGGGCTATGGTGGAGGTGTTTGGTGACTGGTATCTTCGGTCTCCCAATACCGAGGACATTGAAAGGATTCTCCTTATTGGAAAACAACGTGGATTTTCGGGGATGCTGGGAAGCCTCGATTGTGTGCATTGGAAATGGAAAAATTGTCCTACCGGTTGGGCTGGACAATATACAGGTCGTAGCGGAAAACCAACCATCATTTTGGAGGCCGTAGCAGATTACGAGTTGTGGATATGGCATGCATATTTTGGTTTGCCAGGTTCAAACAACAATATTAATGTGTtatcaaaatttcatttatttGCTAATTTGGCCAACGGGGTAGCTCCTTCCGCTAACTATGTTATACAAGGAAAAGAATACACATTGGGATATTATCTAGCCGACGGTATATATCCAAAGTGGGCTACTCTAGTGCAAACAATTCACAATCCACAAGGTCCGAAGAGACAATATTTTGCAGCACGACATTAA
- the LOC140862540 gene encoding uncharacterized protein, whose amino-acid sequence MTSSKCGVAFSIEEDKILVTAYLDVSQNPIIGINQSRDKLWSRFAATYNEQVTDSSAEPRTIKVLQCRWFNINKIVQNFSSCVSQVELSRPSGASEKDILDRAKELFKQSSGLTWRLDHVWQLLKDQEKFRPSNAVLPNFVPNHGNIDSSQSDYSPNTESPTPDSPVLFGFAINLDEDSPSGGFKRPIGIKKTKGKRKANEEHSNDLFIMAKCSEKMVAVMENAEIHRKELIDIERQRNDIMAEKEDNKILLLNPMSVDESVSPYLIKQQQNIYKKRLANGDSFAGNFAPFGQFFGGTSPPGPNLSDY is encoded by the exons ATGACTTCATCTAAATGCGGTGTTGCTTTCTCAATCGAGGAGGACAAAATCCTTGTCACGGCGTATCTTGATGTCTCCCAAAATCCAATAATTGGTATAAACCAATCACGTGATAAGTTGTGGTCGCGATTTGCAGCAACCTACAATGAACAAGTCACTGATAGCTCAGCAGAGCCTCGTACTATTAAAGTCCTCCAATGCCGTTGGTTCAACATAAACAAGATTGTTCAAAATTTTAGTTCATGTGTTAGCCAGGTGGAACTTAGCCGTCCAAGTGGTGCTTCTGAGAAAGACATT TTGGATCGAGCAAAAGAATTATTTAAGCAATCATCTGGGTTGACTTGGAGGTTGGATCATGTTTGGCAGTTACTTAAAGATCAAGAGAAGTTTAGACCATCCAACGCTGTTTTACCTAATTTTGTACCAAACCATGGGAACATCGATTCATCCCAATCAGACTATTCTCCCAACACAGAATCACCAACACCCGATTCTCCAGTTTTATTCGGATTTGCTATAAACCTGGATGAAGATAGCCCATCAGGGGGTTTTAAGCGTCCAATTGGCATAAAAAAGaccaaaggaaaaagaaaagctAATGAAGAACACTCGAATGACCTTTTCATAATGGCCAAATGTAGTGAGAAAATGGTGGCTGTGATGGAGAATGCTGAGATCCATCGAAAAGAGCTCATTGATATTGAGAGACAAAGAAATGATATAATGGCCGAGAAGGAAGATAATAAAATACTATTGTTGAACCCCATGTCTGTTGATGAGTCAGTGAGTCCATACTTGATCAAACAGCAACAAAACATTTATAAGAAAAGACTAGCAAATGGGGATAGTTTCGCTGGGAATTTTGCACCTTTCGGACAATTTTTTGGAGGAACTTCACCACCCGGACCCAACCTATCGGACTACTAG